The segment GACTCACTAACATGTCATCAATCTCCCCAACAGGTCCATCACAACATCATACTACCGTAACTCCGTGGGCGGGCTACTTGTCTTCGATCTCACTAATCGCAAGACCTTTGACCATGTGCGGGAGTGGCACAAGGAGGTGAGTGAGCACATCCTGCCCCATCACATGGTCTACATCCTCATCGGCCACAAGAGTGACCTCAACAAGGACCGCAAGGTGAGCCGGGACGAGGCGGAGCAGCTGGCAGCCGAGCTGGGCATCCGCTACGTGGAGACATCAGCCAAGTGCAACAGCAACGTCGACCGGGCCTTCGAGCTGCTCACCAGAGACATCTACGAGCTGATGAAGATGGGGGAGATCGTCACCCGTGACGGCTGGGACGGGGTGAAGAGTGGCCTCACCGCCAAGGTCCTCTACCCGGCCGACGACGAAGAGGAACTAGCTACTGCGGTCGCTGAAAAGGGCTGCCACTGCTGACTGTGAACTCTCTGTATCTAAACACTGTCCTGTCGCACCAAGAGCTCACCTCGTCTCACAAGCCGTGTTtccataaacatatttttatgcacattttgaaGTATCAGTTAGaaaagctttatggaaacgacAAATGCCGATAAAACTCGCTCACACAAAAAAGTTTTGATGCTTGCTGGAGGTGGTTTTTGCCTTCTTGGAAAGAGAGGTTATCCAATAAATAGGATATGGAAACGCCCTCACCGAATATGTTCTGACATAGCAAAGTGAATCCAGAGACTGATCAGCTGTTTGTGATGTGGGCGTCTTACCATGCGTAAAAGTCATTGCATTAATTTGTCTTCACACGGCCAACCAGCCAACATAAGCAACCAGTTAAAACTTGCCCAATTGATGCAAAGAGCTCTCTCCGTCTTTTTCTCATAGATTAGTTAATTGGCCaaagtgtcttgttttgtgtcCTGTTTGCAATCTCTGCTTCTTCTACTCTGTACTGGTAGATGTCAGCTTTGCGTAAAGCGAAGCCTGTACCGCCAACTAATGGCAAAACTACACTTTGCGCCATCTAGTTTATTTGCTCCGAACCAGTCGTTGGAGGCGCGtttaatttgcatttcttttttgcgACGTTTCAAAAATTCGTTTAAActttgtttgacatttcaatggaaACACGGCTACAGCTGTCCATTGAAACCAAGTCACTCAGGCTCAACACCTTGTGATATCACCATCCAACACTTCCTCACCTTGTGCTTCTTGCCCTCTCTATGTGTGGATTCTTCTGACAACTGGGATTCTTTTCTAACAGGGGGCCATTGTACATCCCGATGTATACTTTATAGGCAAGTTGTGTCTCTAAATCCATGTGGTGTAGCATGAGCTGAGCTGTTTTGGGCCTCGTTAGGTTTGGAAAACACAGAAAGCATGCAGAAGTGATGGGGCTTAGAGTGAAGCCAATACTGCTTTTCACAGCCCTGGAGTTAATGGACCACTGAGTATTCTGAAGGTACATTTCATACAGCACTATTGTGGGTTTCTACCTGTCAACGTTCGTGCGATGCTTTGCCTGCAATCTCTTGTGACTGTAATATTGTAAATAATAGTGAAATATATAGAGATGAAAGCTAAAAGGTCACTGAAAGCTATTTAACTGatcatgtgaacacacacagtgcactCTACAATAGGTGTCACCATGTTAAATCAATGTGCTCCTCCTGCTACTGTAAGCTGTATGTGCACTTACGCCAAACTGACTTAAACCTTTGATCATTCTGTGAATAGATAAgtaatgtttttgtaaaaaaaaaaaaagattatttctAGTTAAGGTGTATACATAAAGATAGGCCATAGTATTTAGGATAGGTGGTACCATGTAGGTATTTGTATCATAGCATCAACAGGAGCAAGACATCAAGTGTGTTACCTCTCAGTCATCAGACCTTTAATGAGTTCGTCAGCAGTAGTAAAGACGTGTTTGACTAAGAACAAAGGGGAGTTTGAGTCTCACTTGCAGCTGTTTGTAGCTCATGCAAACAGCTGCTTCTTTAGTTCAAAGCTTTATCCACAAAAATGATATTCTATTCAGGCTGATGTGGCCAGCTTCTGTGGGCCTATATGTTATGCTGTATCCCAGAAGTTTCAGGACGAAATGTTGGTGTAtatgtgggaaaaaaagtcaacttcCAAGTAGGAAACCTAGGCAACACTAAGACGTCACGTTAACATCTCATTATATACCACTAAAGCTAATTAGCATTTCTGTTAACATGGTTGTTACTGTCTTGCAAACCCACTACAGATCAACAGGTTCAGCAGTCGATAtgacatgaaaacacagcaCCCTGGATTGGGTTTTGGCAAAGGACCATTGCCCCGTCACGTTTATTTCCTGCCTGACAAAATGCTTGATTTGATCTTTGCGGGGGAGCAAGTATTTCCACTATTTTTCcaagttagatgagaaaatttATATCTTTCTATGCGTTAAGTACGGAGCATGACCCAGGAGGcgattagcctagcttagcctTAACACTGCTCAGGGGCGCATTATGCCCAAAAAGTTCAACTGCCGCGTATAAAATTTCCTGGATTATTGGCACTCTTCCACACTGTATGGCCTAAAGAGCAAGCACACTGAAACTTTCCTGGGGTGAGCCTGCTACTTCCGGTTTAGTGCTCcgttaacttgaatggggataaaacgATTCAATCTTGCAGCTCCTGTAGATTCTCCAAATGTTATTGCAATCAAATCTTGATTGTGAAACGAATCATTTCACACTCAAAAATTGTATCcaatgatttacagacatctctttcataACATCTGTGGGGAAAAACTCTCTTTGAGCCTCATGGCAACACATGACGGATGTAATAGCACtctttggccactacaaaaattggcttcaaagctcaGCACCCTTCCTGAGGGCCTGGGACAAACCAACTGCAGTGACTTCCTGGTGTCTTGTCAGTAGGCGTTTCTCAATCTGCGTTCTTGCCTCTACTTGTGTTCTTGGGGACTTGTGAAACGTCATCAGTCgcagcccaagtactgttccaGTTCAAAGTCTGCATCCAGCCAAGTACAGTTCAAACGCCCGGATGTGAACTTGCTCTGCCCGTTCCATCGGGGATGCATCGGGAGGtgacttgtgtggacttttgacagccaggtatcccagaatgcatttctcACAGACCAGCGGCAATGGCAGCTGTCCGTGGGAGTTTGTACTCCGGAGTCGAACTTGCCAAGTGCGCAAGTTCGAACTTGGCGTACTTGGTATTGAGAAACGCCGAGTGACTTGAGCGAGGTTGAAGTGTGGTTAAATTGTGCCGGTAGAGACGCTAACATCTGTGCTCACTGACTGTCTGCTGTCTTTCACAAGCAGGAGATGCTTGACCCAAGTGAAATAGTTACAGCACACTGCTATGCCTAAGCAGGTTGGTCTCACTCTCAGGGTGTCAAATTATGCCGCTCTGGCAGTGTCCCCAGCGTCATGGTAACCTTTAGTGTCTATTTGAGATGCAGCAGGCTTTTGACGAACCCTAATGTAATCCCATCTGCGTTTTTAGACATTTGGAACAATggacatagtataaagagcaggAAAGTGTGCTTAgggtgggtggatgggtccagcaaagacaggactttgacccaggagaccggtgtttgtgtcttgtgtaaAAACTTTAAGTGGACAAGTTATTTTGTCACGTCAGACGGTAGTCACATGAGTCGTCAGTCACACGAGGGACTATCATCATCCGCAATCTTTCTGTGACCATTATGAAGTTGTTTTGTTCCCTGACCCTAACTGCCTACTCAACCCCTTCTGCATCAAGATACAATGCAAAGGCCTCTGCCCAAGCATCAAAATATGAGGAGTAGGGATGTAAAACTAgacattgtctttttttaaatttctgttcgggtacaaattaaataaataagacacAATGTGTTGCTTGCTTCATGCTTGGCCGGTCACCTTCCCACTCCAGCTTTGTATTTAATGCAAAGACATGAGAATGGTATTAGTTTGTTCATAAAACTCccacaatgaaaacaaataagtgtatttatgtcttaaaagcttttaaaatgcTCTTGTTACTCATGAAAATCTGACTGAAGTGATTGCTAACATCCGTTAACTTTCAACGCCAGGATTTTCACTAACCCTGAAGCTGCACTTCAAGTTGCTTAAATTCTTTGTTAACTAAGTCATTTTGACATACCACACATAAGCCTCTACACTGGTAAGAGTATTTGGGATTTACGGACTTGTGACAGTAATAACACCAGCTGTAATGGAGCCTGTTACGGCCAGCTTGCTGTTCTTAGCTGCATTTACGATGAAAGCATGTCTGTGCACACCACTTCCACACATAGCAGTAACAACCTTTGACACAGAGGATCACGTATGCTTCAAATCTCCAGAGCCTTTTGACTGCAGACGCTATTAATCTGCTGTTTAAAGGCCCGGAGCGAACAATAAACTAGAGTGGTCTTTGCCTGGGAACTCACCTCCAGTCCCACCACTTATTCACCTTTCACCAGTATCTCACCAAAAAACCTGTTCACACCCACACTGTAAACAGCAAGAGATTATGCATTCTGTAGTTTTGCCTCATGTTTGTCATTGGGTTGATAAAAGCTGTATGAGTGATTCAGtaattttaatacatttgcaGCATCCCTTTATTTTAACTTGTCTGTACAGATCCAAACCGATGCTTCCTGCTAAATCATCACTCGACAGCCATGTTTAAATACAGTCGTATACACACTATATGTTTTTGACAATCACATGTTAACATTTTGTGTTCTCGGCACAGGTGAGGAATACTATGTCTTGAAATCTGGCTACACATCCTTGCAACATCAGAAATCACGAGAGTGACTGTGTTAATACTACAACTACGTTTTTGTCTCACATCTAAACAGGGTTCAAATGTACAATATTGACTGAATTTGTATGTTAATACTGTGCCGTTAGCAAACTGTTCTCCAGTGAGCATGACTCCCATTCCTGAGCACTGCGTGGTGTGAAGATGGCAGCCGAGGAGCGTTCTTCGGAAAGCGCTACGTACATTTAAAGGCAAACACTGGAACACACCAAGAAGAAATTGCTTTTTGAAAGACGCACTCTATGGGAAGAAATAAGCTTATTCTCATCAACCATTACTAGAATATCCAGCAATGATATATAGTTAAAAATtgtattaaaatacaaaagcaTTTGTAACCTTACAAACAGTGACCATCCTGTGTGTAGACCATAATGGTGATGGTGGCCATACTCAAGCTTCAGTCCAGATCCAGCCTCTCTCTTACTGTAAAGGggtagttcaacattttggttGCTTTCTTCAGGGCCGGCCGTGTACTTTCGTGGGCCCTGTAAAGGATTTGATTCCGGGGCCCCCGATATTGTAATGTGTTGCCACTTCACATGGCACCGAACCAACTTGTGTTGCACCTAGTCCAGGTTgtgttgacttttgtttttgtcttgttcaTCAGTTTTgttatattgatcatatctaatacaATCCCCAAGTgtgggttgttttttatttacccCAGAGTCCTCCTGGGAGTGCTTGTTTCATAGGGGGCAGTATATTACTTCCTCAGCATACCTCAATTGTCTATTTTGCCTGTCTCTGAGCGTATTGTTCTGTCAGTATttgttggcaaaaaaaaatcacaaaatggcGTCAGATTTTGTTcaggacattttattttatttttgtctccaTATCCATTTTGGCTGAAGCTAGtcctagctgacattgggctGGAGGCGGTATACACCCCCAGACAAGCCGCCAGACCATCACAGGGCTCGTTATTGTCTTGTgttcgttaaaaaaaaaatcaagggtGCTCCAGAGACCAGAAGGCCCTATGCAACTGCCTATATCGCTTAATGGGTAGGGCAGGCTCTGACTTTATTTCTGAGAATTGGATAAGATTGACAACACTCTCATGTCAAGGATGTTAAGCATAGAACTTGAGCCAGGAGcaattagcctagcttagcctAGCTCTGTCTGAATTCTGAAATAAGCCCATAATCACGTCTAAAGCTTTGTGATTACCATGTTGTATCTTGTTCATTTAAACGGAAATTTAAAAGTTAGGTTGTACGGAAGTTACATGCTGGAGCTATGTCTTGGCGACTAGCAGCCTGGTGCAGTGACTCTCAAGGGTCTCGTCGTCAAAGCAAGATTAACTGTTCATCTGGAAATTGCTCCAGCAAGTAACTCCCcttatgttttttgttggtgCACAGGTTAAACCAACAAGATACAGTGAGTAGTTAGCAAGCTTTCACAGAACTGAGTAGCTGTTTCAATCTACTTCCTGTCTTaaagctaggctaaccacatCCTGGCGCCAGCTTCATACATAACACAAACATGAGATTGACATTGATTTCCTCATCTCGCTCTCAGAAAGAAAATAAGCAAAAGTCCCAATATGTTGAACTATGCCtttaatgatgtgtttttttatgttgtccATATGAATGATCAAACCACCCCAGAGGTGGGGAATACTGTGGGCCTACCAGGGAACATCAGCACCTGTTAGGCCTGCATTACGGTACATAGCACAAAACTGTTCAGCTCCTGATCCCCATGGTCACATTTCACAGCTTTACtgaataaatgttatttattttatatatcatGTATAAGGAACTTGCCTTTTATTTGATGTGATTTTATtgattggttaaaaaaaataaatagatgtcCAATGAAAGTTTGGAGTCAGTTTTTTGACTGGGGTTTGGCGCCATCTTGTGACACTTTGAGGGAGTATCACCATGACCTAGATTGGTTATTGTGATATATTAATGTCGTGGACAAGGGTGGCACCTTTTATCTAAAACAAGTTGCATTAGTCTGAATAAGATTGTGTAGCTGATAGTGAGACTGTGCTACAATCATGGgaggaaaattaaaacaaataaaattatataGTCATTAGCTGGAACCTGTTGTTCGGCAATAGATGTCAAAGAAATTAAACATGTTCTTTCTTAATGACACTTCAACAGGCTATAACAAGATTTTTAAGCAACATGAAATTCTTACAGCGTGAATTAAGGGTGACTGGGACTGTTTTTGAATTCCCTATTTCTGTGAGCTTTgttgtcatcattttaaaaaataaataaatgaaataaaaaaacgagAAATGATACAGTTATGCAATACTGATGATGTTACCTATCCATTTGAGGAAAGAAGAAAGTTTTATCATATTCCAAGGAGGCGCGACATACaattacaaaacacaaataacatGGCTGGCTGTAAAAGCTacatctgattttattttatcctaaatgtttttaaatttgacattttaaatatagaaatGGATCTTGGTATTTTTCTCCACATCATTACATCAGGACAGTGTGCAGAAGGTTTTCAAGCAGCCTTTAATTAGATAAAATGTGTAGAAATTATACTTGAATGGTTATTAAATGTTCTATTAACCATTTGAAACCTGTAGCGGCATCACTTTTCTTGAGCTGCTTTCACACACCTTTTGCAAATATGTAAGCCTTTGAATcttgagcaaattggtgcaatttctttcaaaaacatgaggaaaaaGGGTGATGGGCAACTCGGAAAGCAATGTcccacaaactgcaaaaaaataacagatttagaaaagtatttaaaaacaaattaaaaactaGGGAAagcaaaagtagaaaaaaactaTACTtgtaattattatcattactttttttttttttactaatgtTTTAGTTTCTTGCAAATTTTTAGGGCAATTTCTTCTTTTATTGCTCATTGACTTCctcccatgtttttttttaaagaaatcacgCCAATtcgctcaggtttcaaagggctaatgtgtttttgttttacaatcaTCTTTGGCGTGGATCAACTATGTGAAGCTAATTGAGAAGGAGCAGCTGAAATGCCGGTCAAAGCGCTTTTCTAGGCGTTCATTGGTTTCCCCACTTTCCCTGAACGCATCGCCATCTTGAATTGCGCTCAACAACCAATAAGAGCCAACAACACAAGGCTGATGCTCATCTTTTCTACCCATCATGCTTTGCGACAGTCAAACCTCCACAACCAAATATACTCAATCTTCGAAAATAACTGACCAATGGTGACATAGTTCGTATAACACATATTAAAGTGTATGATGATTCTGCACTACACCAtaaaacagtcacacacagaggCAACTATATATTTGCCAAACCTCTGAGTGAGGAACATGTCGCCACTGGTGAGGGCGAGGGATGTTCACGTGCCTCGTTAAAAAGGGCTTCTGCCATGCTTGGCACAGGAGGGGTGGGGTTAACCACTCTTCTTGCGGAATCGCCATCAAGAGATTTCGGAAGCATAATTTTTTAACCCAGGGGCTGCTAGTGATCTCTCGTCCTGGCGCCCCATCTCCTGCtgtgaaagaaaacatcaaaatgGTCTAAATGACTGCAGCATGTATGTATGTCTTGGTGACTTTTCAGAATTGTCTGTCTCTTTTAAAcgtttgaaccctgagcaaataGGTGCAGTTTCTTTCAAACACGTGAAAAAGGCAGTGAGCAACTTAAtgagaaatgtcccacaaattgcaaagaATTAAGAGATTCagaaagttatttaaaaaaaaaaaaaaaaaaaaatagggaaaaaataaaaaagctagcactttttccaggtcattaattgttttgtttttttaatgtttcttctttttctttttatatttattttattttttattttatttctatttttttttaactaattttctccttttacaaatttcttgcaatttttgggccttttttttctgagttgCTCATAGTGttctttccatgtttttgaaaaatatcGAGCCACTTTGCTCAGGTTTGAATACCTTGGTCTCTGGACTGATCAAAAGCTCTCTTTCAAACAACATATTGACTCAATAATTAATAAATTCAACTGCAATTTAGCGAAACTATATCGTTCCAAAAATTGCTTTATAACTTTCACACAAGCAAAAGAATTGCTGAACAGTTGTTGCTGCCAATATTGGACTGTGCTGAATACCTGTGAAACATATCTTCAACCTCTTAATGTCATTTACAATAACCTCTGTAGATTTATGTTAAGGTGTTCCTTCTGAACTCATCACTGCTCAATGTATGAAACTGACATTACCACTGGCTCcagtgcattttcattttttaaagcagtACTTAACACCATATAGCCTATCTTCATACTCACTTAGACACACTCAGCAACCTTACTTTTTAGTTCCCAAAAGATGCACATTCAGATTTAAAGCTCCCTCTGATTGGAATAATTTGCTCACTGCTCctctttaaaaatctgttattATCCTTTCTTAAAACATCATGTTACTGTGCCTGAtggttaatgttaatgttaatgttgttgttggtgGTAGTGGTGGTATATTGATGCTCTGTGTGTCTTGTGGCATATCCATCCCTTTATTATGTGAGGATATTGTGGGCTTATGGgcatgatgtgtgtttgtgaaggaCCCCTTTGAAAACGAGTCTAATCactaataaactttattaaataCCCAGGCTGCTCCAGGTTTCAGTATTCATATGTCAAACAACCCAAACACTACATTACAGTGGACACAAGCAGCTTAGATACAATCCACGAGATCTGACTTAATAACTGAAGCCTATACAAACCAAAGGTGTCGCCACACGTTAAATACCCTTCACTTTCTAACGTATAATAAAGTGACTTTAGTCGCAGTGAGTGAAACTGGCTGCAGATGAGTTTAGTCAGGGTTTACAGGAGCGTGATAACAAGGCGAGCGCTGTTCAGCAGGAAGTCAAGCTTTATCAGCGGAGTGCGCATGCGCCGCAGCTCTGCTCAATCTAGGGCTGCGTTTCTCTCCATAAAACGGTAAGGACAAGCACTTTTTCACTATGTGGGCTGAAATAGACTTGTGTGTAACATATGGGCCGGTGTTAGGACACTAGCGGCAGTTTGAGCCGGGGGGTGCGGGTACATTGCGGATGG is part of the Epinephelus moara isolate mb chromosome 22, YSFRI_EMoa_1.0, whole genome shotgun sequence genome and harbors:
- the rab42a gene encoding ras-related protein Rab-42a codes for the protein MDILWQYQFRIILLGDSTVGKSSLLKRFTDGIYSDVADPTVGVDFYARSLDIEPGVKIKLQLWDTAGQERFRSITTSYYRNSVGGLLVFDLTNRKTFDHVREWHKEVSEHILPHHMVYILIGHKSDLNKDRKVSRDEAEQLAAELGIRYVETSAKCNSNVDRAFELLTRDIYELMKMGEIVTRDGWDGVKSGLTAKVLYPADDEEELATAVAEKGCHC